A genomic region of Raphanus sativus cultivar WK10039 chromosome 6, ASM80110v3, whole genome shotgun sequence contains the following coding sequences:
- the LOC108808917 gene encoding transcription factor bHLH48, giving the protein MDHLTQGLCREAVTGLESLSFSDEIQQLVMMPPEMNTGSFTSLLEMPATQAMELFAGDIARFSVVAAEDQNGNFSGESAPSSSTGRVKSEPCENDSSQRLVSYPTAENQNQNQNKRKERGKKVKSSMKKNKSSDEAEKLPYVHVRARRGQATDNHSLAERARREKINARMKLLQELVPGCDKIQGTALVLDEIISHVQSLQRQVEMLSMRLAAVNPIIDFNLDSILASENNSLMDGSFNGEESYHHLQQWTLDSYLPLEWGREEVHHEANFLMSSATLHPNQMKMEL; this is encoded by the exons ATGGATCATCTGACCCAAGGGTTGTGCCGAGAAGCGGTGACCGGACTTGAATCGCTCAGTTTCAGCGACGAGATTCAGCAGCTGGTGATGATGCCGCCGGAGATGAACACCGGTTCCTTCACGTCTTTGCTCGAGATGCCGGCGACTCAGGCCATGGAGCTTTTCGCCGGAGATATCGCTCGCTTCTCGGTGGTTGCTGCTGAAGACCAAAACGGAAACTTCTCCGGCGAGTCCGCACCTTCGAGTTCGACAGGTAGAGTCAAGTCCGAGCCTTGTGAGAACGATTCATCTCAGCGGCTCGTGTCTTATCCAACGGCTGAGAACCAGAATCAGAATCAGAACAAGAGGAAAGAGCGTGGGAAGAAG GTCAAAAGCTcgatgaagaagaacaagagctCTGATGAAGCAGAGAAGCTTCCGTATGTTCACGTTAGAGCTCGTCGTGGTCAAGCTACTGATAACCATAGCTTAGCTGAGAGA GCAAGAAGGGAGAAGATAAACGCACGAATGAAGCTGCTACAGGAACTGGTCCCAGGCTGTGACAAG ATTCAGGGCACTGCATTGGTACTGGATGAAATCATCAGCCATGTGCAGTCTTTACAGCGTCAAGTAGAG ATGCTATCTATGAGGCTTGCTGCAGTAAACCCCATAATCGACTTCAATCTCGACAGCATATTGGCATCAGAA aACAATTCTCTTATGGATGGTAGCTTCAACGGAGAAGAATCTTATCATCATCTGCAACAGTGGACTCTCGATAGCTACCTCCCGTTGGAGTGGGGAAGAGAAGAGGTTCATCATGAAGCCAATTTCTTGATGAGTTCAGCTACTTTGCACCCAAATCAGATGAAAATGGAGCTATAA
- the LOC108807120 gene encoding transcription factor bHLH130: MDSNTRNHLYDPNHISSSSGSGLLRFRSAPSSVLAAFVDDDDDKTGFNSSGRFLNDLNGFDDKSPVSAALPPPPPPQQPEPSSFLGLPPHYPRQSKGMMMTTIGLDQYLDLNNHHLKPVGSNLLRQSSSPAGMFTNLSGQNGYGYVGEEEEEEEESPSHSNGLRRHSSLSSRPPPSSLGMLSQIPEIDSESVQYSHWNDPSSFIHNLSSSSESSLKTETEDDGKLFHGSHLMSHHLSLPKSSSSSTASDMVSVDKYLQLQDSVPCKIRAKRGCATHPRSIAERVRRTKISERMRKLQELVPNMDKQTNTADMLDLAVDYIKDLQRQYKILNENRANCKCLNKEKYLI, from the exons ATGGATTCAAACACTCGCAATCATCTATACGACCCAAATcacatatcttcttcttccggGTCGGGTCTTCTCCGCTTTCGATCTGCACCCAGCTCTGTTCTCGCCGCTTTCGtagacgacgacgacgacaaGACCGGGTTCAACTCCTCCGGCAGGTTTCTTAATGACCTAAATGGATTCGATGACAAGTCTCCTGTTTCCGCCGCtcttcctccgccgccgccgccgcagcAGCCAGAGCCGTCGAGCTTTCTGGGTTTGCCGCCGCATTACCCTAGACAGAGCAAGGGGATGATGATGACTACGATTGGTTTGGATCAGTATCTGGATTTGAATAACCATCACCTTAAACCAGTAGGGTCAAATCTTCTCCGGCAAAGCAGCTCGCCCGCCGGGATGTTCACCAACCTCTCCGGTCAAAACG GTTATGGTTACGTtggtgaagaagaggaagaagaggaggagagtCCATCTCATTCCAACGGGTTAAGACGCCATAGCAGTCTCTCTTCGAGGCCGCCACCTTCTTCTCTTGGAATGCTCTCTCAGATACCTGAAATCGACTCTGAGAGTGTTCAGTATAGCCATTGGAATGATCCATCCAGTTTCATTCATAACTTATCATCCTCCTCTGAGTCCTCTCTCAAAACAGAAACAGAGGACGACGGTAAACTCTTTCACGGATCTCAT TTAATGTCACATCACTTGAGTCTGCCcaagtcatcatcatcatctacagCCTCGGACATGGTTTCAGTGGATAAGTATCTGCAGCTACAAGACTCTGTTCCTTGTAAAATCCGAGCCAAACGTGGTTGCGCCACACATCCTCGAAGCATCGCTGAACGG GTAAGGAGAACGAAGATAAGCGAACGAATGAGGAAACTACAAGAGCTTGTTCCTAATATGGATAAG CAAACAAACACGGCAGATATGTTGGATTTAGCTGTGGATTACATCAAAGATCTACAAAGACAGTATAAG ATTTTAAACGAGAATAGAGCTAACTGCAAGTGTTTGAACAAGGAGAAGTATTTGATATAG
- the LOC108813416 gene encoding uncharacterized protein LOC108813416: protein MMKGRTTNNVQSKRSTKNGRKDQKLQKKNSQKRLSEQEKHNDLNANEDSNDTPTLVSDSTTHSDPSVAYETVDVRYLDDDVTERKEKEESVNGSKDDDEQEVKEAREGNNNADVWEDASNGGLSSAGSENESPGVTTENGDDEQFEEEKIKHLEKRIERLEEELREVAALEISLYSVVPDHSSSAHKLHTPARRLSRIYIHACKHYTRGKRARIATNSVSGLVLVAKSCGNDVSRLTFWLSNIISLREIISQQFGKSHITETSDSNGSDSEKKGRLQKLLEDWQETETFTTSLEKIEHWAFTRIVESVWWQVFTPRMQSPESNSSEKKQGTFSISLWNKAFREALQRLCPVRGAGHECGCLPVLARMVMEKCISRFDVAMFNAILRESEHQIPTDPVSDPILDSRVVPIPAGDLSFGSGALLKNAIGNWSRCLTEMFGMNSEDDDHVESEGSDSSKAFVLLNELSDLLMLPKDMLMESSIREEICPSITLALIKRILCNFTPDEFCPDHVPGAVLEELNSSETNGDDKLLSEESFPYAAASSVSYVPPSTKDVGEKVAELAGKMSRNVSIIQGKGYTSDEELEELDSPLTSIVHKSSDFTDSTTSNERYKLLRQVWV from the exons ATGATGAAAGGGAGAACAACCAACAATGTCCAGTCAAAGCGATCTACTAAGAACGGAAGAAAAGATCAGAAGCTACAGAAGAAGAACAGCCAGAAAAGATTGTCAGAGCAAGAGAAACACAATGACTTAAACGCTAACGAAGATTCTAACGATACCCCTACACTGGTAAGTGATTCAACCACACACTCAGATCCATCTGTGGCTTACGAGACTGTAGATGTTCGTTACTTGGACGACGATGTAACTGAAAGAAAGGAGAAAGAGGAGAGTGTAAATGGATCcaaagatgatgatgaacaaGAAGTTAAAGAAGCTCGTGAAGGTAATAACAATGCTGATGTCTGGGAAGATGCTTCAAATGGTGGTCTTAGTAGTGCTGGAAGCGAGAACGAGTCCCCTGGTGTAACAACAGAGAACGGTGATGATGAACAGTTTGAGGAAGAGAAGATTAAGCATCTCGAGAAAAGAATCGAGAGACTTGAAGAGGAGCTTAGAGAAGTCGCCGCACTCGAGATTTCTCTCTATTCCGTTGTTCCTGACCATTCTAGCTCAGCACACAAGCTTCACACCCCTGCAAGGCGTCTTTCAAGAATCTACATCCATGCCTGTAAGCATTACACTCGAGGAAAGCGTGCTAGGATCGCTACGAACTCTGTTTCTGGTCTTGTTTTGGTTGCAAAATCTTGTGGGAATGATGTttcaag GTTGACTTTCTGGTTATCAAACATCATATCTCTAAGGGAGATCATTTCGCAGCAGTTTGGCAAGTCTCACATCACAGAGACCTCTGACTCAAATGGAAGTGATTCAGAGAAGAAAGGTCGTCTCCAAAAGCTTTTGGAGGATTGGCAGGAAACTGAAACGTTTACTACTTCACTTGAAAAAATCGAACACTGGGCCTTCACTAGAATCGTTGAGTCTGTTTGGTGGCAG GTCTTTACTCCTCGTATGCAATCCCCTGAAAGCAACTCATCTGAGAAGAAGCAAGGAACCTTTTCTATTAGCCTATGGAACAAAGCTTTCAGAGAAGCTCTGCAACGGCTTTGTCCTGTGAGAGGCGCGGGACACGAATGTGGTTGCTTACCTGTTTTGGCTAGAATG GTGATGGAGAAGTGTATCAGTAGATTCGATGTAGCTATGTTCAATGCTATCCTGCGGGAGTCAGAACATCAGATTCCAACTGATCCTGTCTCTGATCCTATTCTTGATTCAAGAGTTGTGCCTATTCCTGCTGGTGACTTAAGCTTTGGATCAGGAGCACTACTCAAAAACGCG ATTGGTAATTGGTCTAGATGCCTCACTGAAATGTTCGGCATGAACAGCGAAGATGATGATCATGTAGAAAGTGAAGGCAGTGATAGTAGTAAAGCTTTTGTATTGTTAAATGAACTTAGTGATCTTCTTATGCTCCCAAAAGACATGCTTATGGAAAGTTCCATTAGAGAAGAG ATATGTCCATCGATCACACTTGCACTAATCAAAAGAATACTATGCAACTTCACTCCTGATGAGTTCTGTCCAGATCATGTACCCGGAGCTGTCCTAGAAGAGCTTAACTCTTCTGAG aCCAATGGTGATGATAAGCTGCTATCAGAAGAAAGCTTCCCTTATGCAGcagcttcctctgtttcttacGTACCTCCGTCGACCAAGGATGTAGGAGAGAAAGTTGCAGAGCTTGCAGGGAAAATGTCAAGGAATGTGTCTATAATACAGGGAAAAGGGTACACTAGCGACGAGGAGCTTGAGGAACTCGACTCTCCTCTTACATCCATCGTACACAAATCTAGCGACTTCACTGATTCAACGACATCAAATGAAAGATACAAGCTTCTTCGACAAGTGTGGGTTTAG
- the LOC108806883 gene encoding uncharacterized protein LOC108806883 encodes MPSTQSLTVAAAKTLLRNRIFSRSGSTSSGPSRWATPGHEERPKGYFMNRTPPPPGQSRKWEDWELPCYITSFLTIVILGVGLNAKPDLSIETWAHQKALERLEMERLASGDSSD; translated from the coding sequence ATGCCGTCGACGCAGTCATTGACCGTCGCAGCAGCGAAGACGCTACTACGTAACCGGATCTTCTCCAGGTCCGGATCCACATCCTCCGGGCCGAGCCGCTGGGCCACGCCGGGTCACGAGGAACGGCCCAAGGGATACTTCATGAACCGCACTCCTCCGCCGCCGGGACAGTCGCGCAAATGGGAGGATTGGGAGCTTCCTTGCTACATCACCAGCTTCCTCACGATCGTCATCCTCGGCGTGGGGCTCAACGCCAAACCTGATCTCTCGATCGAGACTTGGGCTCATCAGAAAGCCCTGGAACGCCTCGAGATGGAGAGGCTCGCATCCGGAGATTCGTCTGATTGA
- the LOC108809102 gene encoding protein POLYCHOME, protein MPEARDRRERPVDYPAAFLNRRYHGILLDEPSPAHLNPFQSPVVQRLPSESTTMGRGGGVARGNLGVRRTGGGGGRRGLGVARRGRARASASSVLPSWYPRTPLRDVSSVVRAIERRRARMGDTETPTPQQLGVVDDSLVPLSGEHNYSTMVTPGSSVGFKRPWPPSTAKVHQILLDIARESSAEEEALTPEKKLLNSIDKVEKVVMEEIQKMKSTPSAKRAEREKKVRTLMSMR, encoded by the exons ATGCCAGAGGCAAGAGACCGAAGAGAGAGGCCTGTGGACTATCCTGCCGCGTTTCTCAACAGACGCTACCACGGGATCTTGCTCGACGAGCCATCACCAGCACACCTCAATCCGTTTCAGTCTCCTGTTGTTCAGAGACTGCCTTCAGAATCTACTACGATGGGAAGAGGTGGTGGGGTCGCGAGGGGCAATTTGGGAGTTCGACGGACAGGTGGTGGTGGGGGTAGAAGAGGCTTGGGCGTTGCAAGGCGTGGCAGGGCTCGTGCTTCAGCTTCTTCTGTGTTGCCTTCTTGGTATCCAAGAACGCCTCTTCGTGATGTGTCTTCTGTCGTTAGG GCAATTGAGAGGAGGAGAGCTCGTATGGGAGATACTGAGACCCCAACTCCACAACAGCTTGGGGTTGTTGATGATTCTTTAGTACCACTGTCGGGGGAGCACAACTACTCCACCATGGTCACTCCTGGTTCTTCTGTTGGGTTCAAGCGTCCCTGGCCACCTTCGACTGCTAAAGTCCATCAGATCCTGCTCGACATCGCAAGAGAGAGTTCAGCGGAAGAAGAAGCACTCACTCCGGAGAAGAAGCTCCTCAACTCTATCGACAAAGTTGAGAAGGTTGTGATGGAAGAGATTCAGAAGATGAAGAGCACTCCTAGTGCTAAGCGAGCTGAAAGGGAGAAAAAGGTTCGGACATTAATGTCCatgcgatga